CCGCAAAGTTGGGAGACAAGTTTTTTATAGTTTACTCGATCGGCACGTTTTAGAACTTTATCGAGCAGTCGCCGAACACTTGGACGAAGAATCTTAATTAGTCAGTTGACTGTTGACTGTTGACTGTTGACTGTTGACTGTTGACTGTTGACTGTTGACTGTTGACTGTTGACTGTTGACTGTTGACTGTTGACAGTTGACTGTTGGTAGGGGTGAATGCTGTAGGGGCGAGTTCACCGATATCTATGATGCACATCGAGAATATTTGTAAACTCGCCCTCCCCAACCAAAGATTCATCCAAGCGATTATCTGTAAAGGGGCTTTGACTGCAAACCAGGGCTCATCCTAATATTAGGCTTCGAGGACTGTGTGACCGGAAGCAACCACAGCTTGTTTAATAGACTCTTCCGAGGCTTTCGCTTCCACAGTCACAGTCTTGGCGGCTAAATCCACATCCACCTTAGCTTCCGCTTCAACGGTTTTGATGGCTTCGGTAATAGTGGTTCCGCAGCCGGAACAGACGATCGACGGAACATGAAGTTTGAGTGCCATAATTAAGCGATATCTTGTAGATGACAGGATTGATCGTGCTTTTATATTAATCTAATTTCGGTTTGCTCTCATAATATTTCTTGAAAGTTTAGCCGTGGGTAGAGACTTAGGCAATGCCTTTCGCCGTGTCAGCCACGCGCTTTCCGAGAGTCCGGCAGGGGTTTAAACCCCTGCCTCAAAGCTAAAGTCGGTTAAAACCGACTGTAGAGTCTGACGTTAAATATTATACATTTCAGTCCTCTTTTAGAGGACTTTCGCTGTGAGACAGGGGTTTTCAACCCCTGTCGGACTATTGGATTTACGGATAACACTGGTACTAGGTTGCGTATTAACTTGACAGGATGAAGGACAATGCCTAATTCCCTACAAATATCACCTGACGCTTAATACCTGTGAATGCAAATTAATATCAGCAACGCACCGCCCGACGGCCGCCGCCACAGGCCGCAAACTAGCAACTAAATCTACCATATCCGGCAAAGAAAGAGCTTGCCGCGCGTCAGAAAC
Above is a genomic segment from Microcoleus sp. bin38.metabat.b11b12b14.051 containing:
- a CDS encoding heavy-metal-associated domain-containing protein; the encoded protein is MALKLHVPSIVCSGCGTTITEAIKTVEAEAKVDVDLAAKTVTVEAKASEESIKQAVVASGHTVLEA